The Chryseobacterium aureum genome contains a region encoding:
- a CDS encoding TetR/AcrR family transcriptional regulator, translating to MDTQQKIIYTAIQVLNEDFSATFEEIAVQCNLNRRTLHRYFKNRSELLGACYKNMMGSWEEAAIKAFNSSNDPVIQLENLLYAGIDSGIQYAFLIRLNEIEPTYTIETGKDYIKARTDLFSAIQKLQKKKIIDSQLPIPWIKILFTNIITATITAYRSGDIAPNEIKKLAWNSFSRSIGLPVNTQK from the coding sequence ATGGATACTCAACAGAAAATTATCTACACAGCCATACAGGTGTTGAATGAGGATTTTTCGGCGACATTTGAAGAAATTGCTGTACAATGCAATCTTAACCGAAGAACTTTACACCGCTACTTTAAAAACAGAAGCGAATTATTGGGAGCCTGTTATAAAAATATGATGGGTTCCTGGGAAGAAGCAGCCATTAAAGCCTTTAACAGTTCTAATGATCCTGTAATACAGCTGGAAAATCTGTTATATGCCGGAATTGACAGCGGAATCCAATATGCTTTTTTAATCAGGCTCAACGAAATTGAACCTACTTATACAATAGAAACAGGCAAAGACTATATAAAAGCAAGAACTGATCTGTTCAGTGCCATACAGAAACTGCAAAAAAAGAAGATAATAGACAGCCAGTTACCGATACCCTGGATAAAAATACTCTTTACCAATATCATTACAGCAACCATCACAGCCTACAGATCAGGAGATATTGCGCCCAATGAAATAAAGAAACTCGCCTGGAATTCTTTCAGCAGAAGTATAGGTTTACCAGTAAATACACAGAAATGA
- a CDS encoding sialate O-acetylesterase — MIHSFLMIGQSNMAGRGYTKEVPLIFDEHIKMQRNGLWQIMREPINFDRPSSGVGLASSFAAAWRLDNEHDEIGLIPCADGGTSLDDWAVGGALFENAVSQAKLAQRTSELKGILWHQGENDCSPEKVSRYQEKFSAVIDAFRQQLNIPEVPLIIGGLGDFLPDGILGQYFAHYSSVNQELEQFARSHKHCYFVTAKGLTANPDGIHFNARSQRLFGIRYYHAYHHLKQILNPLNNEESLLNTIYSRPYTKTEKIKLLENEFALGNMDAGTYLIKLKILG, encoded by the coding sequence ATGATACATTCTTTTTTAATGATAGGCCAGTCTAATATGGCAGGACGCGGCTATACAAAGGAAGTTCCTTTAATTTTTGATGAACATATTAAAATGCAGAGAAACGGGTTGTGGCAGATTATGCGTGAACCCATTAATTTTGATCGTCCCAGTTCTGGTGTAGGACTGGCTTCCTCTTTTGCTGCTGCCTGGAGACTGGATAATGAACATGATGAAATAGGGCTGATTCCCTGTGCTGACGGAGGAACCAGCCTTGATGACTGGGCGGTAGGCGGTGCACTTTTTGAAAATGCAGTATCACAGGCAAAGCTTGCCCAAAGAACAAGTGAGCTTAAGGGAATTCTATGGCATCAGGGCGAAAATGACTGCTCTCCGGAAAAGGTAAGTCGATATCAGGAAAAATTTTCAGCTGTTATTGATGCATTTCGGCAGCAGCTCAATATTCCTGAAGTTCCGCTTATTATAGGAGGTTTGGGAGATTTTTTACCTGATGGGATATTGGGGCAGTATTTTGCCCATTATTCTTCGGTCAATCAGGAATTGGAGCAGTTTGCCAGGTCTCATAAACACTGTTATTTCGTAACCGCGAAAGGGCTTACTGCCAATCCTGACGGTATTCATTTTAATGCCCGCTCACAAAGGTTATTCGGAATACGATATTATCATGCTTATCATCATCTCAAACAGATTTTGAATCCTTTGAATAATGAGGAGAGCTTACTGAATACAATTTATAGCCGTCCTTATACAAAAACAGAAAAAATTAAGCTGCTGGAGAATGAATTTGCATTGGGAAATATGGATGCCGGCACCTATTTAATTAAGCTAAAAATCCTGGGATAG
- a CDS encoding DUF1826 domain-containing protein: MSNAFSDNSQIEVVTSFSELINSRFHGTMNAICLHRELSGDFKEIVSKLQPEDNITEIFPEDLLALQLSAGGMMAREIILSDMRLLSDFGASPSLNLLKYYDRDEELGFISTDVYSYHVDRSPIATDTFLCTYHGAASDIIANDQVEQKILIPEIREKLKQLHNGPEEEFEAFLKEYFFDLHYQPKPDAEAVNLGAGHLWRLAVDHPGQQALPCVHRAPVENEGEYRLLLIC, encoded by the coding sequence ATGAGCAATGCATTTTCTGATAACAGTCAAATTGAAGTTGTTACTTCCTTTTCGGAACTCATAAACTCCCGCTTTCATGGAACAATGAATGCTATTTGCTTGCACAGAGAGCTCTCCGGAGATTTTAAGGAAATCGTCTCAAAACTTCAGCCGGAAGATAATATTACAGAAATTTTTCCGGAAGATCTTTTGGCTTTACAGCTTTCAGCAGGAGGAATGATGGCCAGAGAAATAATCTTGAGTGATATGAGATTATTGTCGGATTTTGGTGCTTCTCCCTCTTTGAATTTGCTTAAGTATTATGACCGGGACGAAGAGCTGGGTTTTATTTCAACTGATGTGTATTCATACCATGTAGACCGTTCACCTATTGCAACAGATACTTTTTTATGTACCTATCACGGGGCGGCAAGTGATATCATTGCCAATGATCAGGTGGAACAGAAAATTTTGATTCCGGAAATCCGTGAAAAATTAAAACAATTGCACAACGGTCCGGAAGAAGAATTTGAGGCCTTCCTGAAAGAGTATTTCTTCGATTTGCATTATCAGCCAAAACCTGATGCGGAAGCCGTGAATTTAGGAGCGGGCCATCTTTGGCGTCTGGCAGTAGACCATCCCGGTCAGCAGGCTTTGCCCTGTGTGCACAGAGCACCTGTTGAAAACGAGGGAGAGTATAGATTGCTGTTGATTTGCTGA